The following coding sequences are from one Leptospira stimsonii window:
- the fliO gene encoding flagellar biosynthetic protein FliO: protein MKSLETFRDFRKTIVSAFLILLVSTLFFTSIQAQSERELMDEALKKELGQPPVSKEESKKNETVKTENPSAVVKPPANSGESAETNPVAERYKTSDEGPGIAGTLFRVVFILALLCVGLYYILKYVAKNREGRLPVRGEMNVLSSLLLGPNKQLQIVEVSGRLLVLGVADNGINLITEISDPEVRHRILQKKETFDPPEGGFLVTVLEQIKDLNSRISGNQEGPPGGTEKTEAARDEKRRQTRKKLDELKEKTSSLESGLFDLRS, encoded by the coding sequence GTGAAGTCTCTGGAAACTTTCCGAGATTTCAGAAAGACGATCGTTTCTGCCTTTCTGATTCTTCTCGTATCAACTCTATTCTTTACCTCCATACAAGCTCAGTCAGAAAGAGAACTCATGGACGAGGCTCTTAAAAAAGAATTGGGACAACCTCCTGTGTCCAAAGAAGAATCCAAGAAGAACGAAACCGTCAAAACGGAAAATCCTTCCGCGGTTGTAAAACCTCCCGCTAATTCTGGAGAATCCGCCGAGACAAATCCGGTCGCAGAACGATATAAAACCAGTGACGAAGGTCCAGGGATCGCAGGAACACTCTTCCGAGTCGTTTTTATATTAGCACTTCTTTGTGTAGGACTTTATTATATTCTTAAATATGTTGCGAAGAATCGAGAAGGGCGATTACCCGTTCGCGGAGAAATGAACGTTCTTTCGAGTCTTCTGCTCGGGCCGAACAAACAGCTTCAAATCGTAGAAGTTTCCGGTCGTCTTCTTGTGTTAGGCGTCGCGGACAACGGGATCAACTTGATCACGGAAATTTCCGATCCGGAAGTAAGACATAGAATTCTTCAAAAGAAAGAAACCTTTGATCCTCCGGAAGGCGGATTTTTGGTAACGGTCCTGGAACAGATTAAGGACTTGAATTCGAGAATCTCCGGAAATCAGGAAGGTCCACCCGGAGGAACGGAGAAAACCGAGGCGGCCCGGGACGAAAAACGAAGGCAGACTCGGAAAAAACTCGATGAACTCAAAGAAAAAACAAGCTCGCTCGAAAGCGGGCTTTTCGATTTGAGATCGTAA
- a CDS encoding DUF971 domain-containing protein has translation MEPLSLKATTPDQIDFDETTLKITWKDGNTSIFDLLDLRKRCPCVVCKGGHGGKVGTTTGGIQKISLYGVNKVGRYAINPVWSDNHQTGIYSFDALRMLADGLGGDLTL, from the coding sequence ATGGAACCCTTGAGCTTAAAAGCGACCACTCCCGATCAAATCGACTTTGACGAGACAACCCTGAAGATCACTTGGAAAGATGGGAACACTTCCATCTTTGATCTCTTGGATTTAAGAAAGCGTTGTCCTTGTGTCGTCTGCAAGGGCGGGCACGGCGGGAAAGTAGGAACTACCACCGGAGGAATCCAGAAGATTTCTCTGTACGGAGTCAACAAAGTTGGTCGTTATGCGATCAACCCCGTCTGGAGCGACAATCATCAAACGGGAATTTATTCCTTTGATGCTCTGAGAATGCTTGCGGATGGACTTGGCGGAGACCTCACTCTCTGA
- the fliN gene encoding flagellar motor switch protein FliN, giving the protein MGEGSLSQEEIDALLAGASDSFDPGAVASTAAQKDVPGMSPVDRDILSDLLSSCFQVAGNTLGAVLSRSSAFLNPNAETKSRKDIESELKSGSFLLYSTLSGSVNGRVVLAMSAENAVKIANSMMGGFDSGDLDEAQMQTLRDSLTPVMGALISQISTKTGGGVNGSPSETRNVTSPAALVLPDGETIVRVFFNLTIESIPSFRVQFLLSLSTAADLLNLYRRSGSGGGDMGGMGMGGMGGMGMSAGSMSVKSVAFPNLGTASGASSTPNLNLLMDVQMSVTVELGRTKMYIKDILGLGEGSIIELDKLAGEPVDLLVNGKLIAKGEVVVIDENFGVRVTDIVSPTDRIKPEGK; this is encoded by the coding sequence ATGGGCGAAGGTTCCCTTTCACAGGAAGAAATTGATGCACTACTAGCCGGAGCGAGCGATTCGTTTGATCCGGGGGCGGTAGCTTCCACAGCCGCACAAAAAGATGTTCCGGGAATGTCCCCCGTGGACCGGGACATCTTATCGGATTTGCTTTCTTCTTGTTTTCAAGTCGCCGGGAACACGTTAGGCGCCGTTCTTTCCCGTTCTTCCGCATTCTTAAATCCAAACGCGGAAACCAAGTCGCGCAAGGATATCGAATCCGAACTCAAGTCCGGATCCTTCCTTTTGTATTCTACGTTATCCGGAAGCGTGAACGGAAGAGTTGTCCTTGCGATGTCCGCCGAAAACGCGGTGAAGATCGCAAATTCCATGATGGGCGGTTTTGATTCCGGAGATCTCGACGAAGCACAGATGCAGACACTTCGAGATTCTTTGACTCCCGTAATGGGCGCTTTGATTTCTCAGATCAGTACGAAGACCGGAGGAGGAGTGAACGGTTCTCCTTCCGAAACGAGAAATGTAACTTCTCCTGCCGCCTTGGTTTTGCCGGATGGAGAAACGATCGTGAGAGTATTCTTCAACCTTACGATCGAAAGTATTCCTTCTTTTCGAGTTCAATTCTTACTCTCCCTTTCTACGGCCGCAGACCTTTTGAATCTTTATCGTCGTTCCGGAAGCGGTGGCGGGGATATGGGTGGGATGGGAATGGGGGGCATGGGTGGAATGGGAATGTCCGCAGGCTCCATGTCCGTGAAGTCCGTCGCGTTTCCAAATTTAGGAACCGCGAGCGGCGCCTCCAGCACTCCGAACTTAAATCTTCTCATGGACGTTCAGATGAGCGTCACGGTAGAATTGGGAAGAACCAAGATGTACATCAAGGACATCCTGGGTTTGGGAGAAGGTTCCATCATCGAGCTCGACAAGCTCGCAGGTGAACCTGTGGATCTTTTGGTAAACGGAAAGCTGATCGCAAAGGGTGAGGTCGTGGTCATCGACGAAAACTTCGGGGTTCGGGTCACTGACATTGTAAGCCCTACCGATCGGATCAAGCCGGAGGGCAAGTGA